From Anopheles darlingi chromosome 2, idAnoDarlMG_H_01, whole genome shotgun sequence, the proteins below share one genomic window:
- the LOC125951804 gene encoding BRCA2-interacting transcriptional repressor EMSY gives MWPMKLDMTLDECRGVLRRLELESYGTIISAFRAQGSLCKEKARILEDLRRVLRISSDRHRAEARRVANDERLTTVAELVWGPNSSRDWCREGHRTFPVLPRSVPHTALSYIANTVYEQLTRANCKLPHPAKTSCDRFGKAEELYKFQLIKMEPKLAANGFVRDAAVVTSDPLQDIMSKSFIDTDLLLAEAKWKAKGQEEDTLHSEVVHTDVPPPDMEDFNVDIPSPCSLDDQPSLSDILLDTPKAAASNGGGSVDSQRASAGKQSNKSTERAKKTSNGGSGKRNMKVKSPYPATKPSKQARTNSVHSPHLIHSYAVPYDPATVTNGVSGEPPQLQQHLTSNMPYQPQQANHSTASGQPQVKSQQYSSSSSSTPHSNFTSPKATPLSSQQSSASVASPHSSTYCQQREIYLPSSKKDIQHNISKLNPTNSLPGTPLKSSVNSTVRSANREVYNKLPPHLSQPLLSYHKKSPSKNILIPTSAAAATLASLGLPRAPSVDHFNHYDSEEATKTRDRAELTNDRQHGKIHAQQDIPNPTIVFSATPSHASAENHSNNLLESNTLQERTDQSANLTAACSTLALNSPNAHVGTPMKGSAVQNLPSNTSSDIKQSTNLVGFTSVKSARRISIQKVQLVPLVGADGTPASISTTPGSASISKNNVFILPKSFPSGSVPGITPGQKIILPKNDTTPSPPTSLQRSPPKVIVQPVPDVNSLVLLDDGLDNRHCSTSHQRQLFGVEESSNKPTKNSDSLVESENVQTMLSNLSGSTEGGSIPLRKITIASRQLVPFKGTLHGTVLPGTAAISGAKKMKLSNESSINAADHARAGAQREGSTGFDWEIEMDRSEDARYRRVPTQKTNILVRNADAEIIGTSSRGQYSEAQKTPAGLLPPAVSISPVEAEASEYDVNSSERGDDSSATDSADAEEDPEDDIIRMEEEDGIEDNDYDDSHTIEVDANTDDMVIEMDHNLDALIEEDPDGDIEADQEVEVMNDEYGQAHELMAELDDASNQYIEEHPTTNGADVVVVPAAMNFEQCSDMIELAENGDDLHEPSMLAAKDDIVCELLEIDADGNHHTRQFSYEQAIAEGLTVLPRMTKVNPSVS, from the exons ATGTGGCCCATGAAACTGGACATGACGCTCGACGAGTGCCGCGGCGTTCTTCGGCGGCTCG AGCTGGAGTCTTACGGTACGATCATCAGCGCCTTTCGAGCTCAAGGGTCGCTGTGTAAGGAAAAAGCCCGGATATTGGAAGATTTACGGCGCGTGCTGCGCATTTCCAGCGATAGACATCGAGCTGAGGCGCGGCGAGTGGCCAACGATGAGCGGCTCACGACGGTGGCGGAACT CGTTTGGGGACCGAACAGTTCGCGAGACTGGTGCCGCGAAGGACACCGAACGTTCCCCGTCCTGCCGAGGTCAGTGCCGCATACCGCACTCTCCTATATTGCCAACACGGTGTATGAGCAGCTAACGCGAGCTAACTGCAAACTGCCACATCCGGCCAAAACGTCCTGCGATAGGTTTGGAAAGGCGGAGGAGCTGTACAAGTTTCAGTTAATCAAGATGGAACCAAAGCTGGCCGCGAATGGTTTCGTGCGTGATGCGGCTGTTGTAACGTCTGATCCG TTGCAGGATATAATGTCCAAGAGTTTCATCGATACTGACCTCTTGTTAGCGGAAGCAAAGTGGAAAGCAAAGGGACAGGAGGAAGATACGCTCCACTCTGAGGTTGTGCATACCGACGTGCCGCCACCTGATATGGAAGACTTTAACGTGGATATCCCATCACCATGCTCGCTAGACGATCAACCGTCGCTCAGTGATATCCTGCTCGACACACCGAAAGCTGCAGCGAGTAACGGCGGTGGATCGGTGGACTCGCAAAGAGCCTCCGCGGGGAAGCAGTCCAACAAAAGCACCGAACGAGCAAAGAAAACTTCAAACGGAGGTAGCGGCAAACGAAACATGAAAGTGAAATCTCCTTATCCCGCGACAAAGCCGTCTAAACAAGCCCGAACAAACAGTGTACATAGTCCGCATCTGATTCACTCGTACGCTGTCCCATACGATCCCGCAACGGTTACGAACGGTGTATCCGGGGAACCGCCACAACTGCAACAGCACCTAACCTCTAATATGCCATACCAACCGCAGCAGGCGAATCATAGTACTGCAAGCGGACAGCCTCAGGTAAAATCTCAGCAAtattcctcctcgtcgtcgtctactcCGCATAGCAACTTTACTTCGCCCAAGGCGACCCCCCTATCGTCACAGCAATCGTCTGCCTCGGTCGCTTCGCCACACTCGAGCACGTACTGCCAGCAGCGGGAGATTTACTTACCGTCGTCCAAGAAGGATATCCAGCACAATATTTCGAAGCTTAATCCGACCAACAGTCTGCCAGGCACACCATTGAAAAGCAGCGTCAACTCGACCGTACGATCAGCAAACCGAGAAGTGTACAACAAGCTACCACCACACCTTTCGCAGCCATTACTGAGTTATCACAAGAAATCGCCAAGTAAAAATATTCTCATTCCCACATCGGCCGCCGCTGCAACCCTAGCCAGCTTGGGACTACCGAGGGCGCCCTCGGTCGACCATTTCAATCACTACGATTCAGAGGAAGCGACGAAAACACGCGATCGCGCCGAACTGACAAACGATCGGCAACATGGGAAGATACACGCGCAGCAGGACATACCGAATCCGACGATAGTCTTTTCCGCTACACCTAGCCATGCGTCAGCGGAAAACCATTCAAACAACCTGCTGGAATCTAACACACTACAGGAAAGAACCGATCAATCTGCCAACTTAACCGCCGCATGCAGTACGCTCGCTTTAAATTCCCCCAACGCACATGTGGGCACGCCCATGAAAGGGTCTGCAGTGCAGAACCTGCCTTCAAATACGTCCTCCGACATCAAACAATCGACAAACCTAGTAGGTTTCACTTCAGTCAAATCTGCCCGCCGAATTTCGATACAGAAAGTGCAACTGGTGCCGCTTGTCGGTGCAGATGGAACGCCGGCTTCGATCTCTACAACGCCTGGATCCGCTTCTATTTCGAAGAACAATGTCTTTATACTGCCCAAGTCGTTCCCGTCCGGTTCTGTGCCGGGAATTACACCCGGTCAAAAGATCATTCTTCCCAAGAACGAtacaacaccatcaccgccaacgAGCTTGCAGCGTAGCCCGCCCAAAGTGATCGTTCAGCCGGTGCCCGATGTGAACAGTCTCGTCCTACTCGATGATGGACTTGACAATAGGCACTGTAGCACCTCGCACCAGCGGCAACTGTTTGGTGTCGAAGAGTCTTCCAACAAACCGACGAAGAACAGTGACAGTTTGGTGGAGTcggaaaatgttcaaacaaTGTTATCTAACCTGTCCGGCAGCACGGAGGGAGGCTCGATTCCACTAAGAAAGATTACGATTGCCAGCCGTCAGCTCGTTCCATTCAAGGGAACGCTGCATGGGACAGTGTTACCCGGAACGGCCGCAATTTCCGGGGccaagaaaatgaaattgtcaAACGAAAGTAGCATAAATGCTGCCGATCACGCAAGAGCTGGAGCACAACGAGAGGGAAGCACCGGTTTTGATTGGGAGATTGAAATGGATCGCTCCGAGGATGCTCGGTATCGAAGAGTTCCTACTCAGAAAACTAACATACTCGTCCGGAATGCGGATGCGGAAATCATAGGCACCTCAAGCCGGGGGCAGTATTCCGAGGCACAGAAGACGCCGGCAGGCCTGTTGCCTCCCGCTGTAAGCATCAGTCCTGTGGAAGCAGAAGCCAGTGAGTACGATGTGAACTCCAGCGAACGGGGCGACGATTCGTCGGCGACAGATTCGGCTGATGCGGAAGAAGATCCCGAAGATGACATAATTCggatggaggaggaagatgggATCGAGGATAATGATTACGATGATTCGCACACGATCGAAGTGGACGCCAACACCGACGATATGGTAATCGAGATGGATCATAACTTGGATGCTCTCATTGAAGAAGACCCAGATGGAGACATCGAAGCGGATCAGGAGGTTGAGGTGATGAACGATGAATATG GACAAGCGCACGAACTAATGGCAGAGTTAGATGATGCATCCAATCAGTACATCGAAGAGCATCCAACGACGAACGGTGCtgatgttgtggttgtgcCGGCGGCGATGAACTTCGAACAGTGCAGTGACATGATCGAGCTGGCTGAGAATGGTGACGATCTGCACGAACCGTCGATGCTCGCAGCGAAAGATGACATTGTATGCGAGCTGCTTGAAATCGATGCGGACGGCAATCATCACACGCGACAATTTTCTTACGAGCAAGCCATCGCCGAGGGTTTGACTGTGCTGCCGAGGATGACCAAGGTCAATCCGTCAGTAAGTTAA
- the LOC125959642 gene encoding A disintegrin and metalloproteinase with thrombospondin motifs 6-like — MIQSSMIYFNCTDWQRNYLFPTDQKIFLLLQVTIKSFKPGKINLKTLFLSIATITESLANERVPKQRLVVTQNNNGSTTARGPHKRKYLWKVIGFSACSKSCGGGVQQPIIKCVRESPTRVFSAKRCAHLQQPILNENLMRSNTQPCPAYWKLGEWDQCNCEEKYDEVVLRTREVKCVQELLSGIVIQVNSGACMDDVPSSTESCECSRVIKPTTTSAPQVGPPRYKAYSDDLIPNYGNSESIARYGG, encoded by the exons ATGATACAATCATCTATGATCTATTTCAACTGCACCGAC TGGCAGAGAAACTATCTTTTT CCAACAGATCAGAAAATATTTCTACTGTTACAAGTGACAATCAAATCATTCAAGCCAGgtaaaataaatttgaaaacaCTGTTTCTTAGCATTGCAACAATTACAGAATCCTTG gcaaacgagCGAGTTCCAAAGCAACGGCTTGTAGTAactcaaaacaacaacggtagTACGACCGCTAGAGGTCCACACAAGCGGAAATATCTTTGGAAGGTAATAGGATTCAGCGCCTGCAGTAAGTCCTGTGGTGGTGGGGTCCAGCAGCCAATCATCAAATGTGTCCGCGAGTCTCCAACGCGAGTCTTCTCCGCCAAACGTTGTGCTCATCTGCAGCAACCGATATTGAACGAAAATCTGATGCGCAGCAACACTCAACCGTGTCCAGCATATTGGAAGCTTGGTGAATGGGATCAATGCAACTGTGAGGAGAAATACGATGAGGTTGTGCTCAGGACACGTGAGGTCAAGTGCGTCCAAGAACTGTTATCTGGTATCGTGATCCAAGTTAACAGTGGTGCCTGCATGGACGATGTACCCTCAAGCACGGAGAGCTGTGAATGTTCACGCGTTATCAAACCCACGACGACGTCAGCACCTCAGGTGGGTCCTCCACGATATAAAGCATATAGTGACGATTTGATACCAAACTATGGAAACAGTGAATCAATCGCTCGTTATGGAGGCTAA
- the LOC125951835 gene encoding transmembrane reductase CYB561D2-like has translation MATDKGLEMRDNVKESFEKAKEPAKNEWLLMLEGIFNTINHVMIGVVCIYTSRLCWINGFSKLYTWHVFLCLLGYHLLMTEGIVLFYSGNGWSQKLTHSHKRTVHWLIEVVACFCVVLGISLEIYYRETSNKRHFSSAHSIVGLCSLIFLCLTFVNGLMSLYAVELRSRIKPIYSKLSHYLSSTVCYVLGMVAIMLAYEKKIYYRNTIQEGIDMMLAFTILVTILSLIGVVRTVYNQLRMLPK, from the exons ATGGCCACAGACAAAGGGTTAGAAATGAGAGACAATGTGAAAGAGTCTTTTGAAAAGGCCAAAGAACCGGCAAAGAATGAATGGCTTCTGATGCTGGAGGGAATATTCAACACGATTAACCACGTGATGATCGGTGTCGTCTGCATCTACACCAGCCGGCTATGCTGGATCAATGGCTTCAGTAAGCTGTACACATGGCACGTGTTTCTCTGTCTTCTCGGG TACCATCTGCTGATGACCGAGGGTATTGTTCTGTTCTACAGTGGAAACGGATGGTCCCAAAAGCTTACCCATTCACACAAGCGAACCGTTCACTGGCTGATCGAAGTCGTCGCCTGTTTCTGTGTCGTGCTAGGAATTTCACTGGAGATCTACTACCgcgaaacaagcaacaaacgcCACTTTTCTTCGGCACACAGCATAGTGGGGCTGTGCTCGCTGATCTTCCTGTGCCTAACTTTCGTCAACGGATTAATGTCTTTATATGCCGTAGAATTGCGGAGTCGCATTAAGCCGATATACTCGAAGCTAAGCCATTATCTTAGTAGTACCGTTTGCTACGTGCTGGGTATGGTAGCCATAATGTTGGCGTATGAGAAAAAGATTTACTATCGAAACACAATTCAAGAAGGTATCGACATGATGCTTGCCTTCACCATCTTGGTGACTATATTGAGTCTTATTGGGGTTGTGAGGACCGTTTATAATCAGCTAAGGATGCTCCCGAAATAA
- the LOC125951817 gene encoding uncharacterized protein KIAA2013 homolog, with the protein MNYKFDTSDLTRRLKRTFDGNLSYRKLFLLLFVLAVFLLYIGPSFLRWLFGQSEPAKGDQTMRCMDDRLTPFYLQNLEYNVNIRHQPPIEHEHDAVPYVGNGWFGLEVQTDAHLNIFRGRALLQPVHFHPIVSVASSGQTFREATVVEYLNGIVHRFQCFAEGYYASYQYYAHRTLPSVFVQELQLTNTKNQLVDIDLVVPRISDWPTATVKNIKLQHGSTILEYQVISGTVEVPPTPGSTEQSKVRAVSIVARKLPRVITLKKRGTTKLELLLTINYSDPVLHDQHQLHKDAVEKQAIDAMNKALVAAEYGEHGSYNSFKRDHVRVWNALWETGFHISTSKAENTLNGNNINATMYAVVSNARAFEFEQSVTGARKEEIARSLTYAEGCYDSYHTLQAENLWRKMGSFEEQNAVVASWMLTLEKQGCHNLIKAGASGIVQAMVLSFGGFRFSNQHLELNIHPKYLHRDYDFRRLNYGNMTHLNISIAVRDDNKAVLYVALDRSDRNYYACDAGCLDAPIQLRQSKLTFPVKLTEPVTSILYITSDRKHMEDLRHAIHVKEVVEAPAHEHHVIALHRHGHHLGGLPTLFWVSIFVIIIVFHVFLCKLIVKEYCEPPDKMRYRYSKP; encoded by the exons ATGAATTACAAGTTCGACACGAGCGACCTCACCCGCCGCCTCAAGCGGACTTTCGACGGAAATTTGTCGTACCGGAaactgttcctgctgctgttcgtcctGGCCGTCTTTCTCCTGTACATCGGTCCGTCGTTTCTCCGGTGGCTGTTCGGCCAGAGCGAACCGGCCAAAGGGG ATCAAACGATGCGCTGTATGGACGACCGGCTGACTCCGTTCTATCTGCAAAATCTGGAGTACAACGTGAACATCCGACACCAGCCGCCCATCGAACACGAACATGACGCAGTTCCGTACGTGGGTAACGGTTGGTTCGGGCTGGAAGTGCAGACCGATGCGCATCTGAACATCTTTCGCGGCCGTGCCCTGCTGCAGCCCGTCCATTTTCACCCGATCGTCAGCGTGGCCAGCTCGGGGCAAACGTTTCGGGAGGCGACGGTAGTAGAATATCTTAACGGCATTGTACATAGATTCCAGTGTTTCGCCGAAGGCTATTATGCTTCTTACCAATACTACGCCCACCGGACCTTGCCATCCGTTTTTGTGCAGGAGCTGCAGCTGACAAACACGAAGAATCAACTCGTGGACATTGATCTGGTTGTCCCTCGTATATCCGATTGGCCAACGGCGACCgttaaaaacattaaactgCAGCACGGCTCCACCATTCTGGAGTATCAAGTTATCTCGGGCACGGTAGAAGTTCCGCCAACGCCGGGAAGTACGGAGCAGAGCAAAGTTCGGGCGGTGTCGATCGTAGCACGAAAGTTACCCCGCGTGATAACGCTCAAGAAGCGAGGAACGACcaagctggagctgctgctgacaataAACTATTCCGATCCCGTACTGcatgaccagcaccagctgcacaAGGATGCCGTTGAAAAACAAGCCATCGATGCGATGAACAAAGCGCTCGTGGCCGCAGAGTACGGCGAGCATGGTTCCTATAACAGCTTCAAGCGAGATCACGTGCGAGTCTGGAATGCGCTTTGGGAGACTGGATTCCACATCAGCACATCAAAGGCGGAGAATACACTGAATGGCAACAACATCAATGCCACGATGTATGCCGTCGTGTCGAATGCACGGGCCTTCGAGTTTGAGCAATCGGTTACCGGTGCGCGCAAGGAAGAGATTGCCCGCTCGCTGACCTATGCAGAAGGATGTTACGATAGCTATCATACGCTTCAAGCAGAAAACCTTTGGCGCAAAATGGGCTCATTCGAGGAGCAGAATGCTGTGGTGGCATCGTGGATGCTGACCTTGGAGAAGCAAGGTTGCCACAATCTAATCAAGGCCGGTGCAAGCGGAATTGTGCAAGCGATGGTACTCAGTTTTGGAGGATTCCGTTTCAGCAATCAACACCTCGAGTTGAACATTCACCCAAAGTATCTCCACCGGGACTATGATTTCCGGCGATTGAACTACGGCAATATGACGCACCTTAACATTTCCATCGCCGTCCGGGATGATAATAAAGCGGTTCTGTACGTTGCGCTGGATCGCTCGGATCGAAATTACTATGCCTGCGATGCCGGTTGCTTGGATGCCCCGATACAGTTGAGACAGTCGAAATTAACATTCCCCGTTAAGCTGACCGAGCCGGTCACTTCGATTCTCTACATCACATCGGACCGCAAGCACATGGAAGACCTGAGACACGCCATCCACGTGAAGGAGGTGGTCGAAGCGCCGGCCCACGAACATCACGTGATTGCTCTGCACCGACACGGCCATCATTTGGGCGGACTTCCTACCCTTTTTTGGGTATCCATCttcgtgatcatcatcgtatTTCATGTGTTTCTCTGTAAGCTTATAGTGAAAGAGTATTGCGAGCCGCCGGACAAGATGCGGTACAGATACAGCAAACCCTAG